The following are encoded in a window of Fusarium verticillioides 7600 chromosome 6, whole genome shotgun sequence genomic DNA:
- a CDS encoding TKL protein kinase: protein MDEASVMKKFCAPLLSSAEFAWHPRSRLDFVPRPTPQSPLDDEKDLVTLLEVLSNILGQTKWISFELVNALDGAELGSGSTFTVRRHRLSRRIHAHNRRLVPGDIVILKIAHGYQDGTFLDAPEMRAIVSKQMDALIREIRVLTKERVSKSTEIVDLLNIIWEYEQNILRPVLVIEYAECGTLDDFIRSGRTQDLRIKAALCHDVARGLAVLHQEGIVHGDVKCENVVVFEDKGGLFKAKLIDFGFCIFFVEQDPGARITVGGTLPFQAPEVTSPVESDALVYTDCFSFGMLVWQILLDGVHANDLFRQEPFQCPARSSSESSWRSYIQAAKEDPGFISKVKDSVSISLEGVGEVEDIMLRLYFEDIFDSTLGPNPTQRSLGVTLTWWREENGNLEYCKPVATPDPATYPFQISDTPLQVLELLSQKSNLWPSSDASQNSILHWAATFGLKEHLSLFLGIFPDLIEAQNEVGETPLICAARQGNKMCVEILVDSGAKAGHVSYAGETALHWLVSFPDEEIETVGNLLFSFESLYSSSLVQKSYITSVAIGPTLVPGTPLHRAVALGRMSVVKFLLDREADCYSSGNVKFDMTALESAKRADDYESLGARFPIQLACASHDDQMIELLLRHQPVKLPLWTSQKRVPRGIIASMQLDNGDGLGCPNILSSSLLGYACEPVSRFSRMCIHGKRQKESLQRTFEIL from the exons ATGGATGAAGCTTCCGTCATGAAGAAATTCTGTGCCCCTCTTTTGAGCTCAGCCGAGTTCGCCTGGCACCCACGATCCAGGCTTGATTTCGTTCCTCGCCCGACACCGCAAAGTCCTCTCGACGACGAAAAGGACCTGGTGACACTTCTGGAAGTACTTAGCAACATCCTCGGACAAACAAAGTGGATTAGTTTTGAACTCGTGAATGCTCTTGACGGGGCTGAACTTGGCTCAGGATCTACCTTTACAGTCCGTCGGCACAGGCTCAGCCGTCGTATCCATGCACATAACCGGAGACTTGTTCCAGGTGACATCGTGATTCTAAAGATCGCACATGGCTATCAAGACGGTACCTTTCTAGACGCTCCTGAAATGAGGGCCATTGTTTCTAAACAAATGGATGCACTCATCCGAGAGATCCGCGTTCTTACGAAAGAGCGGGTATCAAAATCCACAGAGATAGTCGATCTCCTGAATATTATATGGGAATACGAACAAAACATTCTACGACCAGTACTTGTTATTGAATATGCAGAGTGCGGAACcctcgacgacttcatcCGATCCGGCCGGACCCAGGATCTTCGAATAAAGGCTGCACTGTGCCATGATGTTGCCAGAGGGCTTGCTGTTTTACACCAAGAGGGAATAGTACACGGTGACGTAAAATGTGAAAATGTGGTCGTATTTGAGGATAAGGGGGGTTTATTCAAGGCAAAACTAATCGACTTTGGTTTTTGCATTTTCTTTGTTGAGCAAGATCCGGGAGCACGTATAACGGTTGGAGGGACTCTACCTTTTCAGGCACCTGAAGTCACAAGTCCGGTGGAGAGCGACGCTTTAGTATACACCGACTGTTTCTCCTTTGGAATGCTTGTATGGCAGATCTTACTCGACGGTGTTCATGCAAACGACCTTTTTCGCCAAGAGCCATTTCAATGCCCAGCAAGGTCTTCCTCGGAATCGTCCTGGCGCAGTTATATACAAGCTGCCAAAGAAGATCCAGGATTTATCAgcaaagtcaaagacagTGTCTCGATCTCATTAGAAGGGGTgggcgaggttgaggacATAATGCTGCGGTTATACTTCGAAGACATCTTTGATAGCACTCTTGGCCCTAACCCTACCCAACGAAGTCTTGGTGTGACTTTGACCTGGTGGCGAGAAGAAAATGG AAACCTCGAGTATTGCAAACCGGTGGCGACACCCGACCCTGCAACGTATCCCTTCCAGATTTCTGATACGCCGCTTCAAGTCCTTGAATtgttgagccagaagagcaATTTGTGGCCCAGTTCAGATGCAAGCCAAAACTCGATCTTGCATTGGGCCGCAACTTTTGGACTGAAAGAGCACCTATCTCTTTTTCTGGGCATCTTCCCAGACCTAATAGAAGCCCAGAATGAAGTTGGAGAAACTCCTCTCATATGTGCCGCTCGGCAGGGTAACAAGATGTGCGTGGAGATTCTCGTTGATTCTGGTGCTAAAGCTGGCCATGTGAGTTACGCAGGAGAGACTGCACTGCACTGGCTTGTTTCTTTCCCAGACGAAGAAATTGAAACAGTTGGaaatctcctcttcagcttcgaaTCCCTGTACAGTTCCTCCTTGGTTCAAAAGAGTTACATTACATCCGTTGCTATTGGCCCAACCCTTGTGCCTGGAACACCGCTTCATAGAGCTGTGGCACTTGGCCGAATGTCGGTTGTGAAGTTTCTTCTTGATCGCGAGGCCGACTGTTATTCCTCTGGAAATGTCAAGTTTGACATGACTGCATTGGAAAGTGCCAAAAGAGCGGATGACTACGAGAGTTTGGGTGCAAGGTTCCCCATCCAGCTAGCCTGTGCATCTCATGATGACCAGATGATAGAGCTACTGCTAAGGCACCAACCGGTGAAGCTTCCTCTCTGGACGTCCCAGAAACGGGTTCCTCGAGGAATAATTGCTTCCATGCAACTTGACAATGGGGACGGACTAGGATGTCCCAATATACTATCCTCCTCGCTTCTTGGATATGCTTGTGAGCCTGTTTCCCGTTTCTCCAGAATGTGCATTCATGGAAAGCGGCAAAAGGAAAGCCTTCAACGCACCTTCGAAATTCTGTGA
- a CDS encoding cytochrome P450 oxidoreductase, with product MSISISPSFMHYLFSAAGLAALVSLLARYLSQSRLHKDSVPAFLKDTTSTARALPASWYRSPEVYELERRAIFAKKWILTTHKLRFNEPGSWVRFEQAGFQFFLVKNKQGQINGFHNICRHRAFPIMTEDKGKSSILSCKYHGWSYGLNGQLAKAPGYDDMKGFDKTKNGLLPVHVHVDAKGFIWVNLDASNKPEDFSTEFKNIDQMARHEGFNFEDYQFDHTWGMSGDYNWKTLADNYNECYHCKTAHPDAADVADLSAYRVDTKGGNIEHFANTKPEMEEQGLRIVSNYYFPNACMTVSPNFFYMMRCVPTSPGHCSMEYEVYRHKDATDEGFQTIDAMFKRILAEDKWLCNNAQKNLNAGVFVNGEMHPKMEQGPLYFQHRVRGILNGHYQLEKAAGKEINPAQHVPSDAFRGTENDMEFCSSLTCGKGGEQLAW from the exons ATGTCCATATCCATTTCGCCCTCTTTCATGCACTATCTCTTCTCGGCCGCTGGCCTCGCCGCGCTCGTATCTCTACTAGCGAGGTATCTCTCCCAATCCCGACTCCATAAAGATTCCGTCCCCGCATTTCTCAAAGACACCACTTCCACTGCACGGGCATTACCCGCTTCTTGGTATAGATCCCCAGAAGTATACGAACTTGAAAGACGGGCTATTTTTGCTAAGAAATGGATCCTCACTACGCATAAACTCAGATTCAACGAGCCAGGCTCGTGGGTCAGGTTTGAGCAGGCAGGGTTTCAGTTCTTTCTTGTGAAGAATAAGCAGGGACAGATCAATGGGTTTCACAATATTTGTAGACATCGGGCTTTCCCTATCATGACGGAAGATAAGGGAAAGTCAAGTATTCTCTCTTGCAAATACCATGGTTGGTCATATGGTCTCAATGGTCAACTTGCGAAAGCCCCGGGGTACGATGACATGAAAGgctttgacaagacaaagaacgGTCTTCTGCCAGTCCACGTTCATGTTGACGCCAAAGGCTTTATCTGGGTCAACCTCGATGCTTCAAACAAGCCTGAGGACTTTTCGACTGAGTTCAAGAACATTGATCAGATGGCTAGACATGAGGGCTTCAATTTTGAGGACTATCAGTTTGATCATACCTGGGGCATGAGTGGTGACTACAACTGGAAGACTTTGGCTGATAACTACAACGAATGTTATCACTGCAAGACCGCACATCCAGATGCAGCTGATGTCGCTGATCTATCGGCATATCGAGTCGATACCAAGGGCGGTAATATCGAGCACTTTGCCAACACCAAACctgagatggaagaacaaggtctcAGGATCGTGAGCAACTATTACTTCCCCAACGCTTGCATGACAGTCTC TCCCAACTTCTTTTACATGATGCGATGCGTTCCTACTTCACCCGGCCACTGCTCCATGGAATATGAAGTTTACCGACATAAGGACGCAACTGACGAAGGTTTCCAGACTATTGATGCGATGTTCAAGAGGATCTTGGCTGAGGATAAATGGCTCTGTAATAACGCACAGAAGAACCTCAATGCTGGCGTGTTTGTCAATGGCGAGATGCATCCTAAGATGGAACAAGGTCCTCTCTACTTTCAGCATCGCGTTAGAGGTATCTTGAATGGCCATTATCAGTTGGAAAAGGCGGCTGGAAAGGAGATCAATCCAGCGCAGCATGTTCCGTCTGATGCTTTCCGTGGGACGGAGAATGATATGGAATTTTGCTCGAGTTTGACCTGTGGGAAGGGTGGTGAACAGCTGGCTTGGTAG